One Salvia splendens isolate huo1 chromosome 22, SspV2, whole genome shotgun sequence DNA segment encodes these proteins:
- the LOC121788041 gene encoding homeobox-leucine zipper protein HAT5-like produces MGSGSAIDLSKKMKSRGLDSVFASAPSDSFLGPGAMVSFGNVGRDDRSGNSFYQLFEMQENGDEYFDDYFSQPEKKRRLSADQVQFLERSFDVENKLEPDRKLQLANELGLQPRQIAVWFQNRRARCKTKSLETEYETLHSSYKSLKMDYDNLVKANEKLKAEVLHLEHSGTAQDVEILDTKELSEAMPTSTDEEHKVSISTSKNDEQSSTKSDVTNEDSPRLRGEAHHHHLFVESGESSHDFDPGQSVFSLHGEDSLNHEELLQHACVFPKTEDVYCHNHATSCGYGFSVEDLAFNFWSY; encoded by the exons ATGGGCAGTGGCAGCGCTATAGATCTGTCTAAGAAGATGAAATCTCGTGGTCTTGATTCTGTGTTTGCTTCTGCTCCTTCAGATTCGTTTCTTG GGCCGGGAGCGATGGTGAGTTTCGGAAATGTTGGTAGGGATGACAGATCAGGAAACTCGTTCTATCAGTTGTTTGAGATGCAGGAGAACGGGGACGAATACTTTGATGACTATTTTAGTCAGccggagaagaagaggaggctCTCAGCAGATCAAGTCCAGTTTCTCGAGAGGAGTTTCGATGTTGAGAATAAACTCGAGCCAGATAGGAAGCTTCAGCTGGCGAACGAGCTTGGCCTGCAGCCTCGTCAGATTGCAGTGTGGTTCCAGAACCGGAGGGCTCGTTGCAAGACGAAGAGCCTTGAAACAGAATACGAGACATTGCACTCGAGCTATAAGAGCTTGAAGATGGACTATGATAACCTCGTCAAGGCGAATGAGAAGCTAAAAGCTGAG GTTCTTCACCTCGAACACAGCGGGACTGCTCAAGATGTGGAGATATTGGATACTAAGGAACTATCAGAAGCAATGCCAACATCTACCGATGAAGaacataaagtttctatttcgACTTCTAAGAATGATGAGCAAAGCTCAACAAAAAGTGATGTCACCAATGAAGACAGTCCCCGGTTGAGAGGCGAGGCTCATCATCACCATCTGTTTGTTGAATCAGGTGAGTCTTCTCATGACTTTGATCCCGGTCAGTCTGTTTTCTCGCTTCATGGAGAAGATAGCTTGAATCACGAGGAATTGCTACAACATGCCTGTGTCTTTCCTAAGACCGAAGATGTCTATTGTCACAACCATGCAACTTCCTGTGGCTATGGATTTTCTGTCGAAGATCTTGCCTTCAATTTCTGGTCGTATTAA
- the LOC121786921 gene encoding raucaffricine-O-beta-D-glucosidase-like, with amino-acid sequence MAMVPLDDNKNGTVEDRNSSAGGSTWWNIDGPVPDSNDNSGINHNWFPQDFLFGTGTLPFRFIYVEGAAAKGGISIWDDFSMRLPWKIADGSNGNVACDMYNRYKEDIAMMKKMGFNSYRFSISWARILPAGRCSGGINKEGIAYYNDVIDTLLQHVLPTELCRDDFREFAEVCFWEFGDRVKHWTTLNEPWTCAVSGYVQGYSPPAHKVPIPGDKLSTKIAGVPPLNSTTNDKFIAADPSEGYTATKNLLLAHAEAVDLYRSKFQEAQGGKIGIVLNSHWFTPFDEHSAADGEAALRGVDFMLGWFLEPIMYGHYPKSMEDYVPPDNLPSFTPQEVKKIQGSYDFVGLNFYTAQYASDDPHPPNGEGYYADQRVKYSSKRGDEYIGTKVITTISYSIS; translated from the exons ATGGCGATGGTGCCTCTGGATGACAATAAGAACGGCACCGTTGAAGATCGGAATTCATCAGCTGGCGGTTCAACGTGGTGGAATATCGATGGACCGGTGCCGGATTCTAACGATAACAGTGGCATCAACCATAACTGGTTTCCTCAAGACTTCCTATTTGGAACTGGAACCCTGCCTTTCAGGTTTATTTAT GTTGAAGGGGCTGCTGCTAAGGGAGGCATTAGCATATGGGATGACTTCTCTATGAGGCTTCCTT GGAAAATAGCTGATGGATCCAATGGAAATGTTGCATGTGATATGTACAACAGATATAag GAAGATATTGCGATGATGAAGAAAATGGGGTTTAATTCGTATAGATTTTCCATTTCATGGGCAAGAATATTGCCAG CTGGAAGATGTAGTGGTGGAATCAACAAAGAAGGAATTGCTTACTATAATGATGTTATCGACACTCTGTTACAACATG TCTTACCAACTGAGCTGTGCAGGGACGATTTTCGAGAGTTCGCAGAGGTATGCTTCTGGGAATTCGGGGATCGTGTGAAGCACTGGACAACCTTGAACGAGCCATGGACCTGCGCCGTGAGCGGATATGTTCAAGGCTACAGTCCGCCGGCCCACAAAGTTCCCATCCCGGGAGACAAACTTTCCACGAAGATCGCCGGCGTCCCACCCCTCAACTCCACGACCAACGACAAGTTCATCGCCGCCGACCCCTCCGAGGGGTACACAGCCACAAAAAATCTTCTCCTTGCACATGCAGAAGCAGTCGATCTTTATCGAAGCAAATTTCAAGAGGCACAAGGAGGGAAGATAGGCATAGTGCTCAACTCCCATTGGTTTACGCCCTTCGATGAGCATTCAGCCGCAGATGGTGAAGCCGCTTTGAGGGGAGTGGACTTCATGTTGGGATG GTTTCTGGAGCCTATAATGTACGGGCATTACCCCAAAAGTATGGAAGACTACGTTCCACCCGACAATCTCCCATCATTCACACCTCAAGAAGTGAAAAAGATCCAAGGCTCCTACGATTTCGTTGGTCTGAATTTCTACACGGCGCAGTATGCTTCCGATGATCCTCACCCTCCAAATGGAGAGGGATACTATGCAGATCAAAGGGTTAAGTATTCCT CAAAGAGGGGAGATGAGTACATTGGAACAAAGGTAATTACTACTATCTCCTATTCTATCTCATAA
- the LOC121787973 gene encoding beta-glucosidase 12-like: protein MAIQGVEMVHLDDNSHVVVEDQTLSVCASRWWVIDGPVPAYHDNSGINHHWFPQDFVFGTGTAAFQVEGAAAKGGKGISIWDDFSMRLPGKIADGSNGNVACDMYNRYKEDIAMMKHMGFNSYRFSISWPRILPAGRCSGGINKEGIAYYNDVINTVLQHDMTPFVTLFHWDLPLCLEKEYGGFLSKRVKDDFREYVEVCFWEFGDRVKQWTTVNEPWTYAVNGYVRGSFAPGHKVPVPDVKLSTKIAPCRGLPLLNSATGDKFITADPSEAYTVGRNLLLAHAEAVDLYRSKFQEAQGGKIGIVLNSHWFTPFDEHSTADVDAALRGVEFMFGWFLEPILYGHYPRSMEDCVPPDNLASFTPQELKKVQGSYDFLGLNYYTTQYASDDPHLPDGEGYFADQRVKYSVKKGDEYIGTKSGSVWLHSVPKGIYEILLYLNDKYPQLKEIYITENGFSTKSDHTKTAKMVCDDDHDRTKYHQDHLANMLKAMKHKDILRKLKGYFVWSWCDNFEWGDGYTIRFGLNYVDYVNDLTRYPKNSASWFAKFLKSKSQPPAWFHPRWVPRPLFEKRMYEENGENMNTEKRLKLVEEFNQD, encoded by the exons ATGGCGATCCAAGGAGTTGAGATGGTTCATCTGGATGACAACAGCCACGTCGTCGTTGAAGATCAGACATTGTCAGTTTGCGCTTCAAGGTGGTGGGTGATCGACGGACCAGTGCCGGCTTATCACGACAACAGTGGCATAAACCATCACTGGTTTCCTCAAGACTTTGTGTTTGGAACTGGAACTGCTGCCTTTCag GTTGAAGGGGCTGCTGCTAAAGGAGGCAAAGGCATTAGCATATGGGATGACTTCTCTATGAGGCTTCCTG GGAAAATAGCTGATGGATCCAATGGAAATGTTGCATGTGATATGTACAATAGATATAAG GAAGATATTGCGATGATGAAGCATATGGGGTTTAATTCGTATAGATTTTCCATTTCATGGCCAAGAATATTGCCTG CCGGAAGATGTAGTGGTGGAATCAACAAAGAAGGAATTGCTTACTATAATGATGTTATCAACACTGTGTTACAACATG ACATGACACCATTTGTGACATTATTTCATTGGGATCTTCCTTTATGCCTGGAGAAAGAGTATGGTGGCTTCTTATCCAAAAGAGTCAA GGACGATTTCCGCGAGTATGTAGAGGTATGCTTCTGGGAATTTGGGGATCGCGTGAAGCAGTGGACAACCGTGAACGAGCCATGGACTTACGCGGTGAACGGATACGTCCGAGGCTCCTTTGCACCGGGCCACAAAGTTCCCGTCCCGGACGTAAAACTTTCCACGAAGATCGCCCCCTGTAGAGGCCTTCCACTCCTCAACTCTGCCACGGGCGACAAGTTCATCACTGCTGACCCCTCCGAGGCATACACAGTCGGAAGAAACCTTCTCCTCGCACACGCAGAAGCAGTCGATCTCTACAGAAGCAAGTTTCAAGAGGCGCAAGGAGGGAAGATAGGCATAGTGCTGAATTCCCATTGGTTTACGCCCTTCGATGAGCATTCAACTGCAGATGTAGATGCTGCTTTGAGGGGAGTGGAGTTCATGTTCGGATG GTTTCTGGAGCCTATATTGTACGGGCATTACCCCCGAAGCATGGAGGATTGCGTTCCACCAGACAATCTTGCATCATTCACACCTCAAGAATTGAAAAAGGTCCAAGGATCTTATGATTTCCTTGGTCTAAATTATTACACGACACAGTATGCTTCCGATGATCCTCACCTTCCAGATGGAGAGGGCTACTTTGCAGATCAGCGGGTTAAGTATTCCG TAAAGAAGGGAGATGAATACATTGGAACAAAG TCTGGATCTGTGTGGCTGCACTCTGTTCCAAAGGGGATTTATGAGATTCTCTTGTATTTGAATGACAAGTATCCACAACTCAAAGAAATATACATTACTGAAAATG GGTTTTCAACTAAGAGTGATCACACGAAGACAGCCAAAATGGTGTGCGATGATGACCATGATAGGACTAAATACCACCAAGATCATCTTGCTAACATGCTCAAAGCAATGAA ACACAAAGACATTTTGAGGAAACTGAAGGGATACTTCGTGTGGTCATGGTGCGACAACTTTGAATGGGGCGACGGCTACACAATTAGGTTTGGGTTGAACTACGTAGACTATGTGAATGACCTCACAAGGTATCCTAAGAATTCAGCCTCATGGTTCGCTAAGTTTCTCAAGAGCAAAAGCCAGCCGCCTGCGTGGTTCCATCCCCGGTGGGTCCCACGGCCGCTTTTTGAGAAGAGAATGTATGAAGAGAACGGGGAGAATATGAATACAGAGAAAAGACTCAAACTCGTGGAGGAATTCAATCAAGACTAA
- the LOC121787658 gene encoding 5-formyltetrahydrofolate cyclo-ligase, mitochondrial-like has translation MTIIGRRVQRFAERMIPQLVSPTAASPFLPILNLRSSTTMSAAAPLEALFKEKKALRSRVRKQLKSMDPALRSQEDEAIQRVVLEAPWFKSCTRLCAYISCAALREVDTSKVLSEILKNTPQDDDSQARKKLYVPRVEDKNSFMRMLNITRMDDLVANSMDILEPESCDAEGKEREDVMLADAPVDLFLLPGLAFDKSGRRIGRGGGYYDTFLTKYQELAKNRKWKKPLFVALSYSLQILEDGVIPITPNDVPIDALVSSTGVIPISQAANEMHL, from the exons ATGACCATAATAGGTCGGCGCGTACAGAGATTTGCAGAGCGGATGATACCGCAACTGGTTTCACCAACCGCCGCATCGCCTTTTCTACCCATTCTCAATCTACGCTCCTCCACCACCATGAGCGCCGCCGCACCTCTCGAAGCCCTTTTCAAGGAGAAAAAGGCGCTTCGCTCCAGAGTCAGGAAACAGCTCAAGTCAATGGACCCCGCCCTCAGATCTCAAGAAG ATGAGGCAATCCAGCGTGTGGTTTTGGAGGCTCCTTGGTTCAAGTCTTGTACACGACTCTGTGCTTATATCAGCTGTGCTGCTTTGAGAGAAGTTGATACTTCTAAAGTGTTGTCTGAAATCTTGAAGAATACACCCCAag ATGATGATTCGCAGGCGAGGAAGAAGCTCTATGTTCCGAGGGTGGAAGACAAGAACAGTTTCATGAGGATGCTGAACATCACTAGGATGGATGATTTGGTTGCAAACTCAATGGATATTTTGGAACCTGAATCTTGCGATGCTGAGGGGAAGGAACGTGAAGACG TCATGCTTGCAGATGCACCTGTAGATTTGTTTCTTTTACCTG GGCTTGCTTTTGACAAATCTGGTAGGCGCATTGGCCGCGGGGGAGG TTATTATGATACATTCCTCACAAAATACCAAGAGCTTGCCAAGAACCGTAAGTGGAAGAAACCTCTATTTG TTGCTCTTTCATATTCACTGCAAATATTGGAAGATGGTGTTATACCTATCACCCCCAATGATGTCCCCATTGATGCTCTTGTCTCATCCACCGGGGTGATCCCCATTAGTCAAGCAGCCAACGAGATGCATCTGTGA
- the LOC121787657 gene encoding LRR receptor-like serine/threonine-protein kinase FEI 1 isoform X2: MKMGVSILEFLAALATALLLGSSLALSPDGLTLLEVKASLNDSNNFLSNWEDIDESPCNWTGIACSPHDQRVISINLPHMQLGGIILPSICALNKLQRLALHQNSLHGSIPNEIAQCSELRALYLRANYFQGGIPSTIGNVSMLTILDLSSNTLKGAIPSSLGRLTRLAYLNLSSNFLSGEIPDVGVLSKFGSKSFIGNLDLCGQLVNKPCRTSLGFPAVFPHAESDEATVSMLGVGIIFLLGFLWVWLLTKKERAAKTYTEVKKQVHQEGRAKLITFHGDLPYPSCELVEKIESLEEEDVVGAGGFGTVYRMVMNDCGTFAVKKIDGTRQGSDQVFEREIEILGSVKHRNLVNLRGYCRLPTARLLIYDYLAMGSLDYFLHDNIHEECLLNWNARMKIAIGSARGVAYLHHDCSPKIVHRDIKSSNILLDEKLEPRVSDFGLAKLLVDEDAHVTTVVAGTFGYLAPEYLQSGRATEKSDVYSFGVLLLELVMGKRPTDPMFVQRGLNVVGWINTQNRVEDIVDRRCRDVTMETVEVLVEIAARCTDADPEARPTMQQVLQLLEREVISPCLSDYESYSDKC, from the exons ATGAAAATGGGTGTTTCAATTTTGGAGTTCCTAGCTGCTTTGGCAACAGCCCTTTTGCTGGGCTCCTCTCTTGCTCTCTCTCCAGATG GTCTTACACTGTTGGAAGTGAAGGCCAGTTTGAATGACAGCAACAACTTTCTGAGTAACTGGGAAGATATTGATGAATCTCCCTGTAATTGGACTGGTATTGCTTGCAGCCCACATGACCAAAGAGTGATATCTAT AAACCTACCACATATGCAGCTTGGAGGAATTATACTCCCTAGCATTTGTGCACTCAACAAATTACAGAGACT GGCACTTCATCAGAATAGTCTTCATGGCTCTATTCCTAATGAGATTGCACAGTGTTCTGAACTCAGAGCCTT GTATCTTCGAGCGAACTATTTTCAAGGAGGAATACCTTCGACTATTGGAAACGTTTCTATGCTGACCATATT GGATTTATCGAGCAATACACTGAAAGGTGCTATACCGTCTTCTCTAGGTCGTTTAACGCGTCTAGCATATCT AAATTTgtcatcaaacttcttgtctGGTGAAATCCCTGATGTTGGTGTGCTAAGCAAGTTTGGGAGCAAATC GTTTATTGGCAATTTAGATCTGTGTGGCCAACTAGTAAACAAGCCTTGTCGAACTTCACTTGGTTTTCCGGCTGTATTTCCTCATGCTGAAAGTGACGAAGCAACAG TATCCATGTTAGGCGTTGGGATTATTTTCCTTCTCGGTTTTCTCTGGGTTTGGCTGCTGACGAAGAAAGAGAGAGCTGCAAAAACTTACACAGAAGTGAAAAAACAAGTACATCAAGAAGGAA GAGCCAAGCTCATAACTTTCCATGGTGACCTTCCATACCCTTCGTGCGAGCTTGTAGAGAAAATCGAATCTCTTGAAGAGGAAGATGTCGTTGGAGCTGGAGGGTTTGGAACTGTATATAGAATGGTTATGAACGACTGTGGAACTTTTGCGGTAAAGAAGATTGACGGGACGAGACAAGGCTCGGATCAGGTGTTTGAGAGAGAGATCGAGATCTTAGGCAGTGTCAAGCATAGAAATCTCGTAAACCTAAGAGGTTACTGTCGTCTCCCGACAGCAAGGCTTCTTATATATGACTACTTAGCCATGGGAAGCTTGGACTATTTCTTGCACG ACAATATCCATGAAGAGTGTCTGCTGAACTGGAACGCTCGTATGAAGATAGCTATTGGCTCTGCTAGAGGAGTGGCGTATCTGCACCATGACTGCTCTCCGAAGATAGTCCATCGTGATATAAAGTCGAGCAACATCCTCCTTGATGAAAAACTAGAGCCCCGTGTGTCAGACTTCGGCCTTGCTAAGCTGCTGGTGGACGAGGATGCTCATGTCACGACCGTGGTTGCAGGCACATTCGGCTACTTGGCTCCAG AGTACTTACAGAGCGGTAGAGCAACAGAGAAGTCGGACGTGTACAGCTTTGGGGTGCTGCTGCTGGAGCTGGTGATGGGGAAAAGGCCAACGGATCCAATGTTCGTGCAAAGGGGATTGAATGTGGTGGGATGGATCAACACACAGAATAGAGTGGAGGATATAGTCGACAGGAGGTGCAGGGACGTGACAATGGAGACGGTGGAGGTGCTGGTTGAGATAGCAGCGAGATGCACAGATGCAGACCCTGAGGCACGACCGACGATGCAGCAGGTGCTGCAGTTGTTGGAGCGGGAAGTGATATCGCCGTGCCTCAGTGACTATGAGTCTTATTCAGATAAGTGCTGA
- the LOC121787657 gene encoding LRR receptor-like serine/threonine-protein kinase FEI 1 isoform X1 has product MKMGVSILEFLAALATALLLGSSLALSPDGLTLLEVKASLNDSNNFLSNWEDIDESPCNWTGIACSPHDQRVISINLPHMQLGGIILPSICALNKLQRLALHQNSLHGSIPNEIAQCSELRALYLRANYFQGGIPSTIGNVSMLTILDLSSNTLKGAIPSSLGRLTRLAYLNLSSNFLSGEIPDVGVLSKFGSKSFIGNLDLCGQLVNKPCRTSLGFPAVFPHAESDEATGSTVHKRSSHYIKGIVIGAVSMLGVGIIFLLGFLWVWLLTKKERAAKTYTEVKKQVHQEGRAKLITFHGDLPYPSCELVEKIESLEEEDVVGAGGFGTVYRMVMNDCGTFAVKKIDGTRQGSDQVFEREIEILGSVKHRNLVNLRGYCRLPTARLLIYDYLAMGSLDYFLHDNIHEECLLNWNARMKIAIGSARGVAYLHHDCSPKIVHRDIKSSNILLDEKLEPRVSDFGLAKLLVDEDAHVTTVVAGTFGYLAPEYLQSGRATEKSDVYSFGVLLLELVMGKRPTDPMFVQRGLNVVGWINTQNRVEDIVDRRCRDVTMETVEVLVEIAARCTDADPEARPTMQQVLQLLEREVISPCLSDYESYSDKC; this is encoded by the exons ATGAAAATGGGTGTTTCAATTTTGGAGTTCCTAGCTGCTTTGGCAACAGCCCTTTTGCTGGGCTCCTCTCTTGCTCTCTCTCCAGATG GTCTTACACTGTTGGAAGTGAAGGCCAGTTTGAATGACAGCAACAACTTTCTGAGTAACTGGGAAGATATTGATGAATCTCCCTGTAATTGGACTGGTATTGCTTGCAGCCCACATGACCAAAGAGTGATATCTAT AAACCTACCACATATGCAGCTTGGAGGAATTATACTCCCTAGCATTTGTGCACTCAACAAATTACAGAGACT GGCACTTCATCAGAATAGTCTTCATGGCTCTATTCCTAATGAGATTGCACAGTGTTCTGAACTCAGAGCCTT GTATCTTCGAGCGAACTATTTTCAAGGAGGAATACCTTCGACTATTGGAAACGTTTCTATGCTGACCATATT GGATTTATCGAGCAATACACTGAAAGGTGCTATACCGTCTTCTCTAGGTCGTTTAACGCGTCTAGCATATCT AAATTTgtcatcaaacttcttgtctGGTGAAATCCCTGATGTTGGTGTGCTAAGCAAGTTTGGGAGCAAATC GTTTATTGGCAATTTAGATCTGTGTGGCCAACTAGTAAACAAGCCTTGTCGAACTTCACTTGGTTTTCCGGCTGTATTTCCTCATGCTGAAAGTGACGAAGCAACAG GTTCGACAGTGCACAAGCGATCCTCTCACTACATCAAAGGTATCGTGATTGGAGCAGTATCCATGTTAGGCGTTGGGATTATTTTCCTTCTCGGTTTTCTCTGGGTTTGGCTGCTGACGAAGAAAGAGAGAGCTGCAAAAACTTACACAGAAGTGAAAAAACAAGTACATCAAGAAGGAA GAGCCAAGCTCATAACTTTCCATGGTGACCTTCCATACCCTTCGTGCGAGCTTGTAGAGAAAATCGAATCTCTTGAAGAGGAAGATGTCGTTGGAGCTGGAGGGTTTGGAACTGTATATAGAATGGTTATGAACGACTGTGGAACTTTTGCGGTAAAGAAGATTGACGGGACGAGACAAGGCTCGGATCAGGTGTTTGAGAGAGAGATCGAGATCTTAGGCAGTGTCAAGCATAGAAATCTCGTAAACCTAAGAGGTTACTGTCGTCTCCCGACAGCAAGGCTTCTTATATATGACTACTTAGCCATGGGAAGCTTGGACTATTTCTTGCACG ACAATATCCATGAAGAGTGTCTGCTGAACTGGAACGCTCGTATGAAGATAGCTATTGGCTCTGCTAGAGGAGTGGCGTATCTGCACCATGACTGCTCTCCGAAGATAGTCCATCGTGATATAAAGTCGAGCAACATCCTCCTTGATGAAAAACTAGAGCCCCGTGTGTCAGACTTCGGCCTTGCTAAGCTGCTGGTGGACGAGGATGCTCATGTCACGACCGTGGTTGCAGGCACATTCGGCTACTTGGCTCCAG AGTACTTACAGAGCGGTAGAGCAACAGAGAAGTCGGACGTGTACAGCTTTGGGGTGCTGCTGCTGGAGCTGGTGATGGGGAAAAGGCCAACGGATCCAATGTTCGTGCAAAGGGGATTGAATGTGGTGGGATGGATCAACACACAGAATAGAGTGGAGGATATAGTCGACAGGAGGTGCAGGGACGTGACAATGGAGACGGTGGAGGTGCTGGTTGAGATAGCAGCGAGATGCACAGATGCAGACCCTGAGGCACGACCGACGATGCAGCAGGTGCTGCAGTTGTTGGAGCGGGAAGTGATATCGCCGTGCCTCAGTGACTATGAGTCTTATTCAGATAAGTGCTGA